The following coding sequences are from one Pseudonocardia sp. HH130630-07 window:
- a CDS encoding spermidine synthase, which yields MDSGASRAAERDAAAVIRAEVDHGVAELVRDPDRPQSWTLLLDGTAQSHVDLADPEHLEFEYVRRIAHVTDLVAVPAVPLRVLHLGGGAWTLARYLAATRPGSAQTVVELDAALADMVAHRLPGPGDSDGLEVVTAEARTSLASFAAGAYNLVVLDVFAGARTPAQVTTVEFLHEVRRVLAPDGVYVANLGDGAPWPFLPGQVATLGSAFAELAAIAAPDVLRGRRFGNLVLVGADRALPVHDLVRRAAADPFPARVLDDAAVRAHAGTVVTDATAVPSPRPPAGFWGQ from the coding sequence GTGGCCGAGCTGGTCCGGGACCCGGACCGGCCGCAGTCCTGGACGCTGCTGCTCGACGGCACCGCGCAGTCGCACGTCGACCTCGCCGATCCCGAGCACCTGGAGTTCGAGTACGTCCGGCGGATCGCGCACGTCACGGACCTGGTGGCGGTACCGGCGGTGCCGCTGCGCGTGCTGCACCTCGGGGGCGGCGCGTGGACGCTGGCCCGCTACCTCGCGGCGACCCGGCCCGGCTCGGCACAGACGGTCGTCGAGCTCGACGCGGCGCTGGCCGACATGGTGGCCCACCGGCTGCCCGGACCGGGCGACTCCGACGGGCTGGAGGTCGTGACCGCCGAGGCGCGGACGAGCCTGGCGTCGTTCGCGGCCGGGGCGTACAACCTGGTCGTCCTGGACGTCTTCGCCGGCGCGCGGACCCCGGCCCAGGTCACGACCGTGGAGTTCCTGCACGAGGTGCGCCGGGTGCTCGCACCGGACGGGGTGTACGTCGCGAACCTGGGCGACGGCGCCCCGTGGCCGTTCCTCCCCGGCCAGGTCGCCACCCTGGGCTCGGCCTTCGCGGAGCTGGCCGCGATCGCCGCGCCGGACGTGCTGCGGGGACGGCGCTTCGGCAACCTCGTCCTCGTCGGCGCCGACCGGGCGCTGCCGGTCCACGACCTGGTGCGCCGGGCTGCGGCGGACCCGTTCCCGGCCCGGGTGCTCGACGACGCCGCCGTCCGCGCGCACGCAGGGACCGTCGTCACCGACGCGACGGCGGTGCCGTCGCCGCGGCCGCCGGCGGGTTTCTGGGGGCAGTGA